In the Glycine max cultivar Williams 82 chromosome 6, Glycine_max_v4.0, whole genome shotgun sequence genome, GGAATACTCAAACTGCGTCCATCGAGTGTGGTGAGATTTATTGTGGTTCCTCCAATGGCCTCTGCCAGTGACACCCTTTTGCTCACAATGAGGTCATTGCCATCTCTATCGAACAAATCATGAGGCTTCTCATCAATCACGAACACAAGGTCTGCTGCCAGTTGATTTGGTTGCTGATTCCCTTTGTCTGGGAATGTAATCTTTGTCCCTTTCTTCCAACCCGGCTTCACCTCAATGGTTAGTATCTCGGTCTCTGGTATTGCCTGTCTGAAAATTTTGCCATCATAACCGTAGAAGAATGAATTCACAATGTTTTTGACATTATAGTAGTGACAATGATTGAATGCTAGTGTCTTTAATAATAGCTCTCATGATGTAAAACATACATTTATCTATCTGACAAAATTTACAACCAAATTTCTGCTAGTGTTAACTTAGTGcatcaacatcaacatgaaCTTGTTTTGATGTTAAATAAGGgagtttatcatatataataatgacAGTATAAAAAACTTTCATATTATAATATAACtgcatttcaattaaattcttttaactTACTTgagattcattttattttctcctttCATCTTTATCATCAGTGCTTATCCAGATATTTATCCAAAACtgacttgaaaacaacattttttttatcggtaGATGTTAGTAGTTAACATGTTAGTTTTTGGTTAGTGGGAGAGATTCAAACCCACAACCTTTTCCTTCCCCCTTCATCCTTCAACCACTAAGTCAGTCTTATAACTACTGacttaaaaacaacattaagaaGCAAATGTAGAGGTTAATAAGATAATTGTACTTACCCGTTAACATCCACGACACTCCTTGAGATCTTCATTTTCCTGGTAGATCCAGAGTATAACTCCGCCAAACTACAAGCTAGTTTGGTCTCCACAGGTAGTGGCTTCTTTGGCATATTCGCCCGTCCTGTACTATAGGTTCGGAAATTATTGTCAGTTGCACTGAATCCACCTCCATCAGATGGGAACCTCTTGGACCTTCCTGGCCCAGATGACCCAAATCCAAAAGGGCTACTTCCAAAGAATTCTGCAAAAATATCCTCTGCATTTCTGGGATTAAACCCACTTGATGCTGATTCATTACCTGGTGGTGGCCTATCTTTCAGCCCTTCCTCTCCATCCTGATCATAAACCACCCTCTTCTGTGGATCGCTCAGTACCTGAATTCACCaaaaaatttctcaatttttctCCTTATCCCAACCCCATTGTTAAATATTAAACTTGTACAGTTAATAACAAACTATTAAAATTGTATACACCtataattagaagaaaaactCGCACCAAACCAACAAGTACTACTTTTGGATTATATTCTAGCATTGCACAAaactataagatttttttagcaTGGATTTGGACAAGGGAACTCAATCTCAAGcaaaaaaatgacaataactgAGTGTCATAAAGTTCACATGCAATCATTCAATTTATGATCACACTTTGATGCAGAATCCACACAGAACAACCCTCAATGGCCCTCAAATTTTGCCACCATGAGTATAAAATCATCGATTTGCCTTGCACAATCATATCGACACAATTCTAAcctttgaaaatgaaataacGTGTAATAAGAATCAAGGACATGAAAAATTCattctttgtttgtttgtttcttccaTATTCCCACCAGCCAAATTATTGCAGGTGTTATCAAAATCTAATGGCTAAAcagacatgaaaaaaaaaaaaaaaaagagatgggAGACGTTTCTTGCCTCGTATGCCTCAGAGATCTCTTTGAAATTGGCTTCagcttcttttttgtttgtggGGTTCTTGTCAGGGTGCCATTTCATGGCCAACTTTCTATACGCTTTTTTTAGATCATCCTCTGTAGCATTTCTGTTAACATTCAACACATTATAGTAATCCAAAcccatgtttttttttcgtttttttcttccaagaaaaaATCGAATCTTGCAATTGTTACAATAAGAACCCGGATTCCAAAGTACAAAACGTTCTAAAATTTTAGACTCTTTTCATGGACACCCGATTACGAATATAAACCCTtcttccatcaaggtttaaaacTTCCTAGAAGGTCAATTGAATATGTGACGTGACATGAAAAGAGAACTAGAATTgcttaatcaaaatcaaatgacaacaATTCAGAAATCCGGAAAATTGCAATTGATAGCGTTCAACGGTTTGCTATTGttgcagaattttttttttttttaatgcaacgCCACCGTTGAAAGTGCATATAtactctctcttttcttttctttttcttttgttttcaacaACAGACCAAGAACTCGTTGAAATTAAACGGAAAATTTAGGATCATTGAGAACGATGACAATAACTGTGACCGAGAGCGACgggaaatataaaatatataagtcaaCTTTCAAATTTGTCCACATATATACGtattatttgttgaaaaataaaatgcgTAGCTCTAAAATCTTTAAATTATAcccgtaaaaaaattaaattataatggtTATttctgtttattattattaaaatattaatgtatttaatatattttatttcattttagtttaattgaattttagatCGAATAAATTCATTGAAGGTATCATAAAAATaacttgattaattaaaatataaaaatataaaaaataaacgtatccaaaattaaacatcaaatcaaaaccatgaattttttaaaatgtaaaaattaactAACTAAGCTAGATGTCTTAGCGATAAAGTGAAtattaataaatagttaaatacgCTCATGATGCACATTATTTGCAACTACATGACTATGAAAGAGAACTTAAAGAATATtagaatattttcttctttttaatttttttatgctcaagttttttaattttatcaacctagattctttaattaaaagtaaaattattccAAAAATAGAATAAACTATTATAAcgaaaatcaatatatatatatatatatatatacacatatataatacaatatctgagattttaattgaaaataattagacATGTATTGTCCGAACTAATACTTATTCATCTTATAAACAAGAACTGTAATTAAGTTGTTGgctattttagttttaaaaaatatgaatttcggtagattaataatttatttgcaTTATTGTGTAAGTTCCGCTGAAACTTATGCATGATGATATATATCAAGCACACAATCcgttgtagaaaaaaaaatcatgtttcttaaaaaaatgtttgtaatcTTTATTATCATCACTCTtgtgattattataattatatgctTTATGCCAAATAATAACCTCAAAAATCTCATTAAAAAGTAAATCCTTTTAGTTATGCTAAGTTAACAAATTCATATTATTTAGTCATAGATAATAAAGgcttattcattttttcttacaaTAACAACAGTTAAAAATCTCTTATTTGtattgttggaaaataaatgagCAGCGtcttttattaaaatgtatcaaatatgatgctaaaaacaatttaaaattaagcaaataattagttattattcCAGTTAATTATACttctaaaaacaattttaatcattattgaattatttgtatttttttttaaatgtaaatcaCTTCAATATAAAcccatttttaaataaagaatgaAGGGGTAATCATGTGTCTAATCCTACCTGTGAACTTGATccagttaagaaaaaaaattataatatgtgaAAACACTAGTTATTGTCAACTTGAGTTTagacctaactcaaccccaaaagttaACTCAAGGAGCGTGAATTAtccctcacttatatattctaatttgtctttatttttagaCAAGGTGAAACGTGGGTTTTTTTCAACACAAGTGAAAATCACCTTCACTAAGTTTTCGGTTTTGCTTTCTACTATCTTATTTGGTTTTTCATTTCATACAAGTGAAAGCTGCACAAATAATGGCCCAAAGCACAAGTAAGAACCCATCAAAATGAAACACTTCAGTCTTCAGACCATAAGCAAAATAAGGCGCAGCTACCTTAGAACTATACAAACCACAAAAAACGAACCATGCATGTGTGCTGTCCAATAGTAACTTCCCTATTTGTACACTTTTGCACTAATGTGAGTTACAAATTTATTCACTTGCTGGCTGAAGCCTATGGGGGATTTCACGAAGCACTAGCTTTAGCTGCTGTATTGTTCAGTTTCGGAGAACCGGAACCAGCTGATGGTGCAGATTCTGAAACACTGCCAATATCCAGTGTCTTAGAAGACTCATCACAATCAAACTGTAAGGTAAAAACAGTTACCAGTCAGAAAGTACAACATAAAATGTTAATAGTGTTGTGCACATTACACATAAATTGAATAATTCCTTAATGCTGTTGTGAAATGACCAAGACTCCAAAAGTACTTGCTCCTATGCTGGTGTTTGACGATATATTGTAACTCTAGCAATTCATTATATCAGGAAACAGATTTCCCCTACATTAATAGGTAAGGAATTCTAGCTAGGAAGTATTTCTAACATTTTAACTTTTGATTATCATTTGCATATATATCAGAGAACATAACGAATCTTCCCTTGCATCAGGTTCCAAGCAGTGACATGCATGAAAAGACCAAAGACCACACAAAAAATGGACAGTATTATGCATTAGAGCAGACAAAAGGCATTTCCACGAAAAGAAGACTAAACACTAAAACAAAGGAAGCAGGAAGACATGAAATATAAAGAATGGTCATTCACAAATTTAGAGGGAAAACAGAATTCCATAATTTAAACTTTGCCTTTGGCAATCTCAAATTAATCACTTTGTAGGGTTTAgcaaacataaaatgaaaatcttTGCTTCCATGCAATGCAACCAGAAGATCACAATCtttagggagaaaaaaaaaagtattaaaacaaATAGGGGGTTTGCACTCATCAGCATCATACGGTTCATACCATATCCAGTGATTCAATTCAACATGTACACAGcctaaacaaacaaaacatactaCTGCATAAAGGCACAAAAGTTATAGATAGTATAAaaccttgaaaaataaataaaagatcacCTTAAGATGGTCAAGCATGTCAATAGCAGCATTGAGATCAGCATAGTTAACAAAGTAAACATCTCTAAGGGATTGTTCAGCAAAATCAGGAAACATTATCTTCAGTAATTCAATGTCCAAGTCAGCATCTTCCTCTATCAACTCTGTCACATCCAGCTGCGGTGGTGGTGAAGGGTTGGTCTTCTTCAATTGcaaagaagattcaagaatgtgCTGATGCTGATGAGGTTGAGGAGGTGCCTCATCATCATCCCTTTTAAAGAGCGGAACAAATGAGGCTGCATGTGGATTCAAACAAGACCTTACTCTTCCTGCCATTGTGGACTTCATTCTTGAAACCCCCATTTTCACAAAACAAAGAATCAGACAACaaagttagttaatttaatcaacctaattaattaaacacGTTAGTCatgaactttttatttaatttaattgcaaTGTTCTTCCAACAAGATGACTAATAACAAGTTCGAAAATTTCATGATTCtgattaatttatgaaaatgaaaatgcggGTTTCCATTGGTACAAGGGCGATCCAAGAAAATGATGGATTGATGAAAGTGAAATTTAGAGCTTGGACGTGAATGTAGTAGGGAAGGAAATAAAGTGgggaatgagagagagagagagagagagagagaacaaacCAAAACCAGTTGAACGCGGAACCCTGATTGATTGAAGAAATGACGAATGAATTGAATTCTGATTCTGAAGAAATTTGGAAAAGGGAAATGGTTTTATATGATTTGGCGTTACTTGGTGCCCAATTAAAAAATCAAcgctttgtattttttatttatttgttatcgAAACGCttcgaatttttttatttatttatttattatggaaACGCTTCGTAAGTAAAACTGTtactaaaaagattaaattgatttatttgaaaAGTCACCACTCACCAATGCTATTTACTTTATTTAGATTTAAATTAGAGTTCTAGCGGATGACAAATAACTAATAACACGGTACTAGTACTTTTttagtcaaaatttattaaaaattaaactactaGTCGACTACAATCTTATGATTGAGACTTATTAAATATAGTGAAAATTTTGCTTTTCTCTAGATTtagtgtatgttttttttttaaaaaaaattgcacgaTAGAATGATGAAACAGCATTTGACACAAGCAGAACAAAAAATACACCCTATTAATCCcatatcatattaataatattttttttggtgtaatcacaataaaaataatatatcaatagagttatttattattaataaaaaatcatttaaaattgcACAAATTTTGTATAATCATTTCCATGGTCCGTGAGCTAACAATTATACAAAATACTATTAACAATTATAGTCGTGGAAAAATTACTAGGTTAAATTGATCCACCGAGtccctatattttttataaaattttaggtTAGAATTTTTGACTTTATATTTAATTGAGTTTTTTCATTGttgttatgaaaaaataatcacaAACACTTGATTAGAGAGGTAAGACACTGAATTAGTACATTTGGAGTGTGTTGTAAGTGCAACTCATCAATTGTGAGTTTTTAACCTTTTACAAGGCCAAATAATTGTAAGACTTGTGAATGAATAATTGGATTGAATTTACATGAAGAAATTGAAACTCAAAAACTTTctcaaaattaaatcaattatgcTTACAACACACATCTGTCTATCGCTGGTTAATTAGTCTTACAAAAATTGTCTGATGAGAAGAGAATTTTATAGCAATTAGATAAGAACAAATACTAAGTAGAACTCAAACTCCTGTAAAAAAAAACGTAGAACTCAAACTGATCACAACATAAgctcaaataattaatatttaccaattaaaatatcgtaaattttattttcataattgatattaataattttaaaacttaattcaatAATTAGATGGTGCTAATCCGTTAAATTCAACTAATTatcttttatcaaaaaaaagaattcaactaattatacttccaaaaaaaaatttaaacactatTTAATCCtataaaaatttactttattttaaaaaaataaaccacttCAGTAAATCCAtttttaaacaaagaattaaaaGGTAATCATGAATCTAACTCAAACTACATGAGCcggttaaaagaaaaaaaattcgaGTCCCACTCACATACATAAATGAAATTGATAGAGGTGAATATATCTTCATTGCAGTTACAAATCCCAAGCAAAAATCATTTcatttggttttcttttttccttttacagTGTATCTTTTTTGGTCTTCCACCATTTCAGACAAGTGAAAGCTGCACAATTAATGGCACACTTCAGAGTTCAGACCATAAGCAAAATAAGGCGCAGCTAGCTTAGAACTATataataaaacacaaaaaacgAACCATGTATGTGTGTTGTCCAATGTAACCTTCCCTATTTTTAGACTTATGCACTAATGTGAGTTGCAAATTTATTCACTTTTAAACTTATGCAAGATTTGACGAAGCACCAGCTTTAGATGCTGTATTATTCGGGTTGGGAGAAGCAGAATCAGCTGCTGGTACAGATTCTGGAACATTCCCAATATTCAGTGTCTCACAGAAAACTTATCATCATTAATCTGTAAGGTGAAAACAATTACTGGTCAAAAAGTAGTATAACATAAAGAAGTAGAATGTATAATGCatataaattgaataattaGTTAATGCGATGATTGTGAAGTGACTATGACTCCAAAAGTACTCGCTCCTAAGCTAGTGTTAATTTGATGAATTAAGTTAACCACTATATGATCATTCTAGCAATTCATTATATCAGGAAACAGATTGCCCCTACATTAATAGGTAAGAGAAATTTTAGGGACtattcttaacattttaaatcTCATTATCATTTGCATATAAATTAGAGAACATAACAAATCTTTCCTTGCATCAGGTGCTAAGCAGTTTTTTTTATCTGCCAtgataattgttaatttttgttagaatgttagtGAGAGGATCCAATCCCACGATCTCTCTTCCCCTCCCTTTCTCCCTCAACCTTCTCACCCCCTTTCTAACATCTGACTAACTTTATAACTCCGCATCAAGCACTAAGTAGTATGTATCTCCATCCCTTAAACAAAGTTatagaaagaaaatttaaaacacacacacataacatAACAGTGTACGAAAATACCATAGATCATTAGAGCAGAAAATGCATCTCCAAGAAAAGAAGACTATCCACTAAAATAAAGGAACCAAGGAAGACATGAAATATGAAGAATGATCATTCAGAATTTAGAGGGAAAACAGGATTCCATAATTCAAACTTTGCCTTTGGCAATCTGAAATCACTTTGTAGGGTTTAACAACCATAAGATGAAAATCTTTGCTTCCATGCAATGCAACCTTAAGATGACAATCTTCAGGGAGAAAATAAGTAttgaaacaaaaagagaaaagggactGAATAAGTAGAAATTTCCACTCATGATCATCATACCATATCCAGCTATTCATTCAACACTAACACagccaaaacaataaatataaaacattaccTCATCATCAAAGTGGTGGAGCAAGTCAATTGAATTATCCAGATCAGAATTGTTTGCCGAGTATGCATCACTAAGGGACTGTTTAGCAGAATCAAGAAATGCCGACTTTAGATATCCAAGTTCCAGGTCAGCTTGTTGCACTTCCCATTCTGACACATTCTGCAAAGACTGAGGCATGTTTTTAGCCTTCGATTGAAGAAGGTGCTGAGGTTGAGGATGTGCCTCATCATCATGATTCTTGGAATCTTTTTCTGCATTCCATTTAGAGAGTGGAACATATGGATTCAATGAAAACCTTTTTCCTTTCATTGTGGACTTGATTCTTGGAACCCCATGTGCACAAAACAAAGAATCAGACaacaaaattagtaattaattttcaGTGTAACGTTCTTCCAACAAGAAGATAACAAGTTTGAAGATTTCATGATTCTTCATTTTTCTAAgtaatttatgaaaaagaaaatgatgaattGACGAAAGTGAAAATTTGAGTTTGGACGTGAATGCAGGGAAGGAAATAGGAAATGAGAGAGGGAACAAACCAAAACCAGGTGAACGCGGAACTCTGTTTGATAGACGAATGAATTGAACTCTGAAGAAATTTGGAAAAGGGAGATGGTTTTATATGATTTTCTGTTACTTGCTGGCAAATCCAtcaatgaattatatatatgcGACGACTTGACGACGTCTCCATTCCATtccatttcactttttttcatttttctcttaaaagtatccttttaatttttttaaaacaattcatCCTTAAAGTATCCTTAGTACAGATTTTAATagcattaattgaaaaaaaaaactgagaaaaaaattaaagaaagaaaaagagagtgaaAGACAAGACATATTATCATGATGAAAAAAAAGGCCAAAATGATTTTTAGATTTATGTTCTTTTATTCTTGCCCAAACATAAAGCACCTAGAGTCTCTTCTTGCAAAggacatttcaattttttttttcattctatttttccttccttttcatcattatttatttatgaatattattttaaattttgaatttaataatttaaaaaaattgaatacgaAAGATAAGcagaaaggaaataaaaaatgaaataaaatttagtgtGTAATTTTGATCTCTAAAAACATAGTAtgattatgtatttttcatttcttagtATTGTGTCCGCATATGCATTAGACCATTATAGATTAACGTCACGCCATttctaacattttaaataaataatttattaaaaattcacaACACACTGATAAAAGGACTCAATTTGCATATGACAAGTTTTTATGAACCCAATTAATGTATATGAAAACAAAAGATCAAAATTGTACAACTAAAAAGCCTTTGGGACAAAAGTAAGGCCtgcaataaaatataaaacatgtaTTATTAAATGTGAGTTACAGAGATTCAATTGcaagtaagattttttttctcgaCTTggtatcactttcaaactattcttttcatatttattttcgaattaagtttta is a window encoding:
- the LOC100796426 gene encoding dnaJ homolog subfamily B member 1; this encodes MGLDYYNVLNVNRNATEDDLKKAYRKLAMKWHPDKNPTNKKEAEANFKEISEAYEVLSDPQKRVVYDQDGEEGLKDRPPPGNESASSGFNPRNAEDIFAEFFGSSPFGFGSSGPGRSKRFPSDGGGFSATDNNFRTYSTGRANMPKKPLPVETKLACSLAELYSGSTRKMKISRSVVDVNGQAIPETEILTIEVKPGWKKGTKITFPDKGNQQPNQLAADLVFVIDEKPHDLFDRDGNDLIVSKRVSLAEAIGGTTINLTTLDGRSLSIPVSDIVSPGYEMIVANEGMPITKEPGHRGDLRIKFDVKFPTRLTHEQRAGLKRALGS
- the LOC100809355 gene encoding polyadenylate-binding protein-interacting protein 5 translates to MKSTMAGRVRSCLNPHAASFVPLFKRDDDEAPPQPHQHQHILESSLQLKKTNPSPPPQLDVTELIEEDADLDIELLKIMFPDFAEQSLRDVYFVNYADLNAAIDMLDHLKFDCDESSKTLDIGSVSESAPSAGSGSPKLNNTAAKASAS
- the LOC102660748 gene encoding uncharacterized protein, with product MKGKRFSLNPYVPLSKWNAEKDSKNHDDEAHPQPQHLLQSKAKNMPQSLQNVSEWEVQQADLELGYLKSAFLDSAKQSLSDAYSANNSDLDNSIDLLHHFDDEINDDKFSVRH